The window CATACGCCGAGGTTGACGAAGCGTACCGTAGCAAGCGGTATATGACTTTTCATGTTCAGTTCCATATGATGAAGCCAACTTGGATATCCTGGTTCACGGCAAAGCTGCTGGCGAGTAGCGAGACGTCGACGCGAGCCGAAGTTACAAATGAGCGCCTACCGCCGGTTTGCATTGTTCATGGCAAACAAGGCGTGACGCTCAATTCCTCCGGCAACTGTGCAGAATCAGAAATCTGCCGCCTTTCTCTCGATTACGTTTGGTTCATTCAGGCCATTGTACAGAGCATGGGAAGAAGGAGTCATTGGCGTCCTCCGCCACCGGCGCGAGCGCCCATGGGGACCAGCAAACCGTCTCAACAAAAATTATCAAGACAAAATGGCACAGCCATCAATTGGCGGGCAGGCGAGTGTATAAGTAGGTTGataggcaggcaggcagatGTACAGGTGAATAGGTAGGCAGGCAAGTGAATGGATTGATATGGAGGCAAATGTACAGGTGAAGAGGTAGGCAGGCAAATGAATAGGTCTAGTAGGTTGATAGGCAGCCAGGGAGCCAGGCAGGTCGTAGGTTGGTGCTAGGCATgtgcactgtagttgtacagtagcggcagcaggcagaggcagaggcagaggcaggcAAGCGTCGCAAGCGCCCGCTGTAAGTGCCCTCGGATACGTGATGAATATCACTACGGCTGCCAAAGACAGCTTCGCGCAAGGGGTACTCATGGCGGGACTTGTGCCGCTTAGCAGCATTTATTTTTTGCATTTGATTTCGGAAGCACAGATTCATTCTATTAGCCAATACTGCCTGGTCTATTCTAGCAAGTCCCGTAGATGGCGAAGATTTAATCTAGGCGATTCACTGCTTGATCACGGCGATATGCTATGTGATGGTGTTTCCCCTTGCGAATCATTAcaaggtgctccgtactaggtaccgcatgtactgtagtaattgctactaggcacctacttGTAGCACTGTCCCTACCTAAGTTAGCACCTAGTAGCTTAGTGGTAGGTATCAATCCCAGTGGCCACTGATTTATTGTGACgacatgtgcagtacggagtacagtacctagtacctagtaccgaGCGTTACAGAGTACCACTGCTCCGTAGGTACAGAGCACATGTCAGTACTTTTGCACAAAGTATATACAACTACACCCATAACCTGCTGGtataggtactaggtaggcattGCGCTGCTTCgcaaggtactccgtacagagtacataaTACTTGTCGTACAGAGTTCGAGCATCGCTGCTCAAGTTGAGTTCCCTACGGCAGCCATGCTCCTGTTGGCTGGCAGATGGCTGGTCCCTGTTGcgaatgtacttgcacaggaCACTAcgaatacagtacatgaagTACATGAATGTACCCTGGCTGAAAGTAACGGATACTTTGCTCCCTGAGGGTTCTGGTGGGGAGTAACTTGCGAGTACCGATCCGTGGTGGGGTCGCTCGTCAAGCCAAACGGCACACGCCCAACTTTATGCAGGCCGCCGCAACGGTGCAAAATACGGACCACCAACCTCAAGTATCTTCAAGTACCGGAGCTACGGCGGGGTTGTACGAGAAAGTACCCCCTACCTTGGCACCCTGCACGGAGTTGGGTGAcgtagtaataataataccgcCGCGACGGGAGAGgttcgtcgtcctccatcCAGCGCCCCATCCATCCCCCCCTGCTCCGCGCTCCGTCACCGACTCCGAATCACGACGACTTCAACAGCTGACCAGACGACGCTCCACCCTCCTTGCATGCACAGCGGAAGCACGGCCCTGCTCTGGTCTCGCCGTTGACCTCGTTTGATCGCACCAGGTAACTCGCGCAGCCGGcaacgatggcgacgatggaggaaACGACCAGGCGGCTCAAGgagtcgaggccgccggcgacggacagGTTCACCTACCTCACCATCATGGAAAAGTCGCTCTCCCCGGAGATTCTCCCGACGCTCGAGGAGATactcgaggacgtcgagctgACGAGCGACATCGGCTGGGACCTGGTCGAGATGCTCATCCCCCTCGCGGGCAGCGAAAACTGCCTCGAGACCATCGCCCGGCTCGGCAACCCGCGCGAGGTGATACTCAAGGTGCTGCAGGTCATGGAcacgacggcgggcgagggcggcgacggcgccgagggcaacAGGGCCTTCGTCACGCTCTGCGGCATGCTCGGCATCCTGCACGGCCGGCTCCAGGTCAAGGAGCCGTCGCGCTTCCTGCACACGACGCTCGACACCGTCTACAGGTCGTACGATCCGACGAgcgcggagacgacggcggccgtcatcgccctcgtccgctcTCTGTCGGGCCAGAAGCGCCCcctgctgccgtcgaggccgtcgagcacgaggccGGAGACGGCCTTCCGCGAGAGCGACCCGGCGAGGAGCGCGCCGGACCCCGAGGCGGACGCATCGGAcaaggtcggcgccgacgagcccgagCTGGCCAGGCTGCTGCTCCAGTCGTTTGTGAGCTGCGTCATCGAGGCCTACGTCAACTCGAACAACATGGAGTGGGCCGCGAGGCTGCTCGAGTACACGTACCCGGAGCGCATCGTCCAGGGccggatgacgatgatgcaGGCCTTcaaggagacggacgagctcggcgcgaGGGATGCCCTGGTCGGCCAGCTTGTCGTGAGTcccgccccccccgccccGCCCCGCCCCGTTCCGAGGCAGCACGGCCGCTAACGCGGGAAGCGAACggcaggccgccgccggagacgTCGGCCTGTCCCGGGTGCCCTTCTCGAAGCTCaaggaagccgtcgacggccccgtCTGCAAGGAGCCGCTGGCCATGGACTTTGACCCGCAAAGGCCGCAGGACGTGAAGCCGTCGACAGGCGGGCTCATCTGCCTCGTGGCCTACTgcatcttcgccgccgacgtcttcgacgccgaccaGCCGCTGCCGGAGATGCACCTCTTCCCCGACCACGACCTGCTGATGAAGCAGTTCctcggagacgacgaggacccgCAGGCCCAGGTGTCGGAGAACCCCGGGACGGTGGaggcgctcgtcgccgtggccatcTGGCTGCACGGCCGCGAGCACCtgacggccggcgccggcaccgaggccAACTTCATGTCCTACCACCacaccctcaccctcgtctccgtcttcCACCCCAACGTGCGGGTCCGCaacgccgccaccgtcgtcgccggcctcgtcctgcACGCCGaccccgacgaggaggacaggctcggcatcctcgaggaCCTGCTCGAGAACTGCATGTTCTCGTCCCTGCAGGCCTGCGCCGTCACCTGGCTGCGGGAGGAGATCAtcgcggcgaggaaggccgAGTCCAAGGGTCGCTTCAACAGCCCCGACTGCCTCGAGGCGCTGCAGTACACCCTGTTCCCCAGCCTCACCCACCTCAAGGAGGCCGACACGGCCGCGCTGATGGACTTTTGGGGCCAGACGGCACCGCTGCTCCTGCAGGCGGCCAACTTTGCGCTGTTCCTGTACGGGGGCACCGAGTACGGAAACATCGCGCCGGccggcatggcggcggccatcgaGCACCGATACGTCGAGCCGCTGCAGCAAGCGGCCAAGTCGTtgtcggccgaggtggcgaaGGAGGGCCTGGAAGCGCAAACGGCCGACCCGGAGATGCTGATGCAGCTCGGCATCCTGTCGGACACGCTCTCGAGGGTGCCTCTGCAGTAGAAGATtgcgacgaggagacggacggccgACCTTGGTGCGGAACGGGCCGTCTAGCGGAGGATACGGATGCCTGCGAGAGCGAGGGTATTGCCGAGAATCCAGGAAGCAGTAGAAGCATGCggtccccctcctccccccccttcccgTCTCCCGGCCTGCAGACTGGCTGCGAGGTTGAAGTTTTCAGCAGGTAGTATGGATTACAGTTCTTCACCGTTACCACGGAATACACAGCGTCGAAATCTGGTTCATGTCGTTTAGCAATAGAATTACTGCCTCGGTTGACCCCTTGGGGATTCCGGGCGCTC of the Drechmeria coniospora strain ARSEF 6962 chromosome 01, whole genome shotgun sequence genome contains:
- a CDS encoding DUF1760-domain-containing protein; its protein translation is MATMEETTRRLKESRPPATDRFTYLTIMEKSLSPEILPTLEEILEDVELTSDIGWDLVEMLIPLAGSENCLETIARLGNPREVILKVLQVMDTTAGEGGDGAEGNRAFVTLCGMLGILHGRLQVKEPSRFLHTTLDTVYRSYDPTSAETTAAVIALVRSLSGQKRPLLPSRPSSTRPETAFRESDPARSAPDPEADASDKVGADEPELARLLLQSFVSCVIEAYVNSNNMEWAARLLEYTYPERIVQGRMTMMQAFKETDELGARDALVGQLVAAAGDVGLSRVPFSKLKEAVDGPVCKEPLAMDFDPQRPQDVKPSTGGLICLVAYCIFAADVFDADQPLPEMHLFPDHDLLMKQFLGDDEDPQAQVSENPGTVEALVAVAIWLHGREHLTAGAGTEANFMSYHHTLTLVSVFHPNVRVRNAATVVAGLVLHADPDEEDRLGILEDLLENCMFSSLQACAVTWLREEIIAARKAESKGRFNSPDCLEALQYTLFPSLTHLKEADTAALMDFWGQTAPLLLQAANFALFLYGGTEYGNIAPAGMAAAIEHRYVEPLQQAAKSLSAEVAKEGLEAQTADPEMLMQLGILSDTLSRVPLQ